The Mobula birostris isolate sMobBir1 chromosome 7, sMobBir1.hap1, whole genome shotgun sequence region TTGGGGACAATGAAAACGCTACAGCAAAAAAGTACAAGAAAATGGGAACAGAAATAGGCCACAGGCCCCTCATGACTGATCGACTTCCCACCtgtgccataagaccataatttttcaaataaccatataactattTAACTTGCCGTATAAGTGAAAAGGGTAAGTAATTGTATATCATCTTTACCAATGAAGTTTAAGGTTTGTAAAAATGACAAATCTAGTTTAGAATGCATTCCTTTGTCAAACCTGCTACAGAAAGTGAAATAACTAGTGATAAAATACTGGATTCAATTGGAGAAAAAAGAAATGGAGTTAATCTATAATAGCGGACATGAGTGAATCTCAATGCTTGTACTAGTTAATTATTAATGATAGAAAAGTTAATGTTCAAGAACGATGTTGAAAGGGCTATTGagagtgaaatggaaaagatttgatttcaacgttcaaggtaactttattatcaaagtacatatctcaccatatacaaccctgagattcattttcttgtgacatACTCAGTAATCcattaatagaataataaccataatataatGAATGAAAGACTTTCTTTGGTGTGTTTTGTTTGTACCCACTGTGCTTCATGTGCTGTGTATTTGATCCAGCAGTAAAATGTTGTCATATCATGCACAGCAGCTTGTGGATTTCTGATTTAACTCCACATTTGAAGATTTTCCAAACAATTTCTTCTGACTGTGTCATTGTTTAGATGGCAAATTATGGCTTAATGTGGGTAGGTCACAAATCATCCTTCATATTTCTTATCTCCattttatttttgattatttttgtATTAATGTTATTTGTAATACAGTTTATACTTGTTTTTCTTTGGTTCTGTACAGTTAGGTTTTTGCATTGCATCTGTACATacgtgtacttgtgcatatgacaaaagTTGGCCTTTATTTTGAGTCATTCTCCAATGTTTGTGCTTTGTTTCCTCTAATCTCTGTTGTGGCTTGAATTTTAATACTTGTTCTCATTTTAATAATTAAATTGTAATTACACTTATGCTTATTTTTATTCTCTGTAAGCGTAATGTTTTGACtttttatttgtgctttctgtttgtCCTCCATTAAAAGAGTACTGATGTAAAAATCTCAACATGGTTGATGTAGATGTATTAATCCATTACTGTATCTCATAACATCGTATCCTTAATGCTGAGGGGAATAGGACCCATCTCCTTCTGTGCCTTTGGAGGAAAACTCTTAGTGTCCCACCTTTACAAAACTGCATCACGTAATTTACAGCAGAAGAATGTTCTTGCTTCTCCAAAAATACTTGTGAAGTAGAAAAGCTCATATCGTCCATTCAGTCTGCAGTCCTTGTTTCTTTTTATATTCAAATCATCTTTTATATATATCTACTATTGTGTGTTCTACGAATACATAATCCTTTTAATCCATCTGGACTCCATGAAAGTGTTGCAATCAGCACTACTGTCCAACTTCCATCATTTTCAAGTACTATTGACACAAAAGTAAAGTGTAGTTATGTACAATATCATGTATTCACCAATATgcacgtttcaggaacagcttcttcccctgtttcatcagatttctgaatggatgacGAATCCAGGAATGCTACATCACtattttctttcctctcttttagcACCTAATTTTTATATACtggttgtaatttatagtttattatgtattacaatgtgctgctgcaaaacaatgaacTTCATAACATATGctagtgattctgattctatagcTGCCAAAGTATAATTAGTAAAACAAAACCCTCCACTACACCGTTTACAAAGATGTAAGAATGGTACCAGGTCAGTGCTAATTgcgatttttgtttgtttttcatcaCAGTGGATCTTATTCAATCACAATGTTGAATCAAGATTTATATTTTGAAGTCATGAAAATTTAAGTATTTCAGAGAAAAATGAATGTGGAAGAGAAAAATAGCCCTAAAGTGAAAAAGTCCTTTGTTGCAAAACCTTCAGAAGAAAATAAAATACTTGAAGAAGATGAAAATCAAGAATGTGACCCTGAAGGAATTGCTGACTTTGCAAACTACTTCAATCAACTTGATTTATTAGAGACACATAGACATCTGATACCTGTGGGAACACACAGTTTGTGGCATGGAGAGTCCgatgatgaagaggaggaagctGAAAATGATGCTTATTTTAAAGTGAAAGAGAAAGAGCTGGAAAATGACCCAGCAAATCTATTACTTTGGGCATCTGAGAAAAACCAGGTAGGTGTCTGACAGGATTGTCTATTACTGAAATCTTCAAAATCATCAGATCCAAGATCTAAAGGTGCAAAATTACAAGATAGACAAATAGCATGGAAACAGATTCTTCAGCCTATCAAATCTGCACCAGTTGTAAAGCACCTGTTTACAATTCATTAGTCCTATTCTTACCTTATCTAATTCTCCCTTGTGACTCCCTATaaactctaccactcacctgcccACCTGAGGCAGATTACTCTGTTCAATTAATTTACCAATCTGtatgtctttgagatgtgggaggaacctGTTCAGAAGTAGTTCACCGAATATGATAAAATGCTGCTTGGATTCAAATTCTCTTTCTCAGAATTTTCTTATTTTCCTCTTACAGCTTTAAAAAAACCTCCTTtttccaacacacacaaaatgaagcacagtcaacgtttcaggccgggacccttcgtcaggactaactgaaagtatgttctcaccccatcccttatttatttattattatattttttctcttttttttttctctctgtccctctcacaattactccttgcctgctctccatcttcctctggcactcccctccccctgtctctctccctaggcctcctgtcccatgatcctctcccttctccagccttgtatcgcttttgccgatcaacttttcagctcttagctctatctctctccctcctgtcttctcctatcatttcggatctccccctccccctcccactttcaaatctcttactatctcttctttcagttagtcctgacgaagggtcccagcgtGAAACGTCTGggctgctgcgttccaccagcattttgtgtgtgttgcttgaatttccagcatctgcagatttcctcatgtttgctccTTTTTCCAAACTTTCTTTATATCTATAAATGCTCATAAGATAGAGAATCTTCAATTTTCTTCCTCCTTGGGATTAGTTTTTAAGGAGATATCCAAAATGACATGCTATAATCCATTTAAAGCACTAACTGGTACAAATTCAATGACTTTTTTTGTATATCCAATGCCCTTTTTAATCGAGTTTGCTTTGGAATGGTTTTAATGTGCAATCAGCTTTTAGTAATATAAGCTGCATTTTAACATGTTTCATATGCTGCATGTTTTGTGTCTCCAGGTATTTTCCTAATCGAGTAGCCCCTTCCAGAAACCTACCTGTTCTGTATCCTGAAATTTACCTTACCTGACTTAATTTATCACAATTCACAAAGTCCTTTCATGGTTCATTTTGACATTTATATGAATAAAATataacaccaccccaccccaaatGAAATCCTGGGGCACATCATTTTCAACATTTTGCCAGTCTGAATTTTAAACATAGTTTGGAATTACTcagtttatttttcttctatatcttAGAGTTATAGTGAAGTACaggacagaaataggcccttcggcccatctagtccatgccaaaaccatttaaactgcctactcccatcaactttCACCAGGACCATTGTCCTCCATATCACTACTATCCGTGTACCTTTCCAAACTTTATATTGTTGAATCTGTATGTTCTCTTGCACGCTTGTACAGCATATAGATACATGTTAATAATGGCAACTTCATTATGTTTGTATTTAAGAAGAGTATTCAAAAGGGTTATCAATAGCTATTAATGATTTTGCATTCTATAGTAGGTTCAGTATCTAAAGAACACTCTGCATTAAGGAAAGGCATTACAGATTGATGTGTATGtaataacaactgttttgtctttctcataggtttctatagtAAGCAGACTTCTCTCAGAAAACCCAGGTCTTGTTAATGTTAAAGACGATGACCACTACACACCACTTCATAGGGCTGCCTACAGCGGTCATATTGAGGTGGTTCGGAAGTTGATAGCTCAAGGAGCAGATGTGCATGCTCGTACTATAGATGGCTGGACACCATTGCACAGTGCTTGTAAATGGAACAATGCAGAAATAGCTTCATTTCTTCTGCAGCATGATGCAGATGTCAATGCCCAGACTAATGGTTTACATACAGCGTTACATCTTGCTTCAGGAAGTAAAGACACCAAGGAAGTTATTGAATTGTTGTTAATGAATCGCTACATCAATTCTGATCTAAAAAATAATTTGGGTGAGACAGCCTATGATATTGCTTGTCGAACAAATATTCATTATTACCTCTTTGAAATTGCAGAACACTGCACAAATTCAGTACCTGGGCCAAAATGACTCACTTTAAAGTACAGTCATCTAAACACAAACCCGCGGTCATTTTTATTGAGTGGAAATTAGGTACATCTCTAAGTTTAAATTAATATTGTAACTGTTACAATATCAATATGAAAACCATCAATTTCCTATTTACCCATAAATTAGTGTTTAGTCAACTTATTGAAAACGTGTTGCTATTTTTGGTGAAAAGATATAACTTTTTTTGAAGTGTCTTTTACTCTGTTGTAATGAGTTGAGTAAAATAACCCAGCTACTTTCCATTAGCTGTAATATTACTCTGATCTGAATCCTTTGCTTCCTCCATGCTGTAGTATCAGATTCTCCATCTATGTAGCTTGCAAAATTCTAAAACGCTAAGGGAGATGTTAGAGCATTGAAACAAAAATCAGTGTGTTACTTACAATAAGTTGGGATTTCCATTGGTAAGGTGAAAAGGAAGTAATTTTAGTGGAATGCCTGAGAGAAATATTGGATATGTGTATATAATATTACACTGGAGACAAGCATTTACTGTTGCACTATTAATGTTACTGGGACGCTTGCCCTAAAGGTTCCCAGCACAAGGAAAATGCTGAAAGCTGGTGATCAAATTTTAAGCTGGTCACAAAAATGCCCACAAATGGATGTGATTTTACTCTCCTGCAAGTTAAACCTGTTTGTAAGTGAACAATGCTTTCTTTCATCATTGTGTGAAGGAATTTCTTGGCCCCAGTATCTAATAACAAAaaagatgcaggagtaggccatttggcccactgttaCCGCTTTGATATGGCTGAGATTTGCAGTTAAGTGTCTTCAGTTTTGCTGGAACTATTGatgcatttgtaagttgtttgctgCAGACTaggcacagtgaaataggggttAATAAAATATCTTGAAAAAgacataatgaataaataaacaagaaaacCACAAAAAATACAAAAACTTCACAATACAATAAACTTCTACACAGTCCAACAGCAAAGCGGCAGGCTAGCAGCTGAGTCACAGTGCATAAAAATTCCTcccttagaatgaaaatttcactCCAGTTTTCTACTACACCGGTAGTTTGTTCGCTCCCATAAGTTGGTCAGCAGCAagcaaggggaagttgggaggggtggggggggggggggctgatgtCACAGCTCAAGTTGGgcaagtccattcaatgctcagaaAACGCACTTCATGCTcgtcagcctaccgtcctcccctccatgcaatacgCTGCTCCCTAATTATCAATGGCCTCccttctgtgcaatacagcactcactaattatcagcctaccatcctcccctctgcaatatagcactcaccaattatcggcctaccatcctcccctctgtgccaTACAGCGCTCACCAGTTATCAACAGCCTCCCCATTTCACATCAAAAACTAAGAATAAGCATGTTCCTACTGCGCACTGCCATACTGGACTGAGTGACCTAATGAGATTGTGAACGGGGCCACtcagtcactgcccaccactgcaaGCGTGAAGTTCAAAAAACAATGTTTTATTTCTTTTATCACTATTTCTCGGGGAATCCCTAGAGACCTCTCAGAAACCCTGCTATATATCAACTGATTATTGGCATAAAGTTCATGGCTATTTTAGTTACTCATCACCTGGCTAGAGCTGATCAATGTTAGAAAAGTTTTGATGATCCCTTTAGAAGATCAGGAAAGTTCTGCTGTTTTCCTACCAGTTAAAAATAGGTGTGGCTTGAGTTTCTCTAAATGTCCAGGAAAATGTGATGAGCTCCAAGTATACATCTCCCTAGTTTTGCAAAGGTTGAATGAGTCGGTTTGCTGGGAAAGCTCCTGTTCCTTGCTACGTGGTCATCAGGTAGTTTTCCTGCTCTCTGAACGTTGTTCATCCGTAGATGTGGAATAAAATTATGGACGCAAAAATGGCCCAAAATTTCCAGTACCAAAGACCTATGTCTGAGTAAAAATAGTGGTCTCATACAGAGAACATTTCTTTGAACAAAATCAAGATTAAGCCACTTGAACGGCACAACAGAAAACTTTGTATTGTCCAAATACCTGAATCATGGACTTGTTGGCACTACTGATGGTGcggagcaatgttccctctaattttttttacagttgcacagaccaaccattgctctaagCAGGAACttattacatggcctgaaaaatATGCGGCACTTGGAATGTTTTTTTCCTGTAATATGTGTTCTAGgattatttagaatgaaaatctaTATATTATGTACttctatttattaattgaagggtataatgaaatacagtacaaagaAAATCTCATTTTTCATAAACTTAAACTTAGATGGCATCTCCGTTCAGCGGGCCGGCAGTTTGTCAACAATGAGCTATGGAATTCTATTctatgtttattgttacaatttgtaatatTGTTGTAACTTGAAACCCTGACAATATAAATACTCTGAAAAGTCTCAAAGTAAAGGTTTTGGTACATTCATTATATAGAAagtttatggattatattcattaacacaacTAATAACAGGGTATTTCACAAATATACTAACAGATTTCAAAAGCATATTGgcttaatttcaaaattatattaacattatataaaagcatggcaacaaaggctatgcaCACGGGAGCATAATAATTACTGTATGGCTGTGCACCCACACAGCTTAGAGTGAAGGCTGTACCTGTGAGGTAGGACAGAATACACTACTCCCTACAGCTTCTTACTTTCCAACCCATTggaattgccataccagaccatgatgaaaccagtcagaatTGTTTCAAGagtacatctgtagatgtttGTTAGAGCATTCAATGATAAGCGGAACTtccttgacccccccccccccccccgccgaagTAAGTAAAGATACTGGGGCAACTTTCTTGCAAGCCACCTGAATGCAGTATTCATCCCTTATCTCTGTTAAATCTCAATCCCTCATCCTGGTCCAAGACTCCTTAGCAAGGGAAAATATGTCCTTTACTTAAAAACTGTGTAACCAAACCCCTATACAATTGTGATTTGACTTCTTTATTTAGCTCTATAATAAAAAGTATCATACTATTTGTCTTAATTACTTGCCACATCTATTGACCATCAAAAATATATGTGCCAACACACTTGATCTGctgtctttccagtcctgatgaagcatctctaCCCGAAACcaagctgtccatttccctccataggtgctgcctagcttactgagttccttcagcattatgTATATTTTACTAGCACATCTTCATCTTTGGGACACCGTCAGTTCACCATTTATCATTTCACCATCTATTTTTGTGTAACCTGTACCAAAGAAGATAACCTGACATTCTCCCACATTACATGTCATCTGAAGGGTTCTGGTTCACTTATTCTCTGTCCTTATCCCCTTGAACTCTCATCACATGCTCTTCCTTGGGTATCTACATTGGTATCATCAAACAACCTACAAATACACATCTTATTAATAGAGCTAGAGGCCAAAAGCATGGATCCCTGTGACAAAGCAATAGCCACAGCTTGCTAAAAATttgtaaacacaagattctgcaactGCTAAAGCTCTAGACCAACATGCAGAAAATACcacaggaactcagcaaatcagcatgcatctaaggaggggaatgcacttatcaatgtttcaggctgagaccttcatcaggactaaaaacaaaaagaggcagaagccagaacaaaaagcttgggaaagaataatgagggaggagggagaaattacCTGAAGTTAAAGAAATCTATGTTTATAGcattcaagttggaggctacctagatgaaaTATAAGATGTTGATCTTCCTATCTGAATTTGACTGCATCatgactgtagaggaggccattgacaGATAAGAGAATGGGAAGTGAGAAGTTGATTTGAAATGGGTAGCTGCTGGGCAGATCCTGTCTTGCAGTAAACAGAGCAAAGGccctcaacaaagtggtcccccaatctctGTCGGGTCCAACCAACgtaggaggctgcaccaggagtattggatacaatagatgaccctgacagactctCAGCTGCTTAGGtaaagtattgcctcacctggaaggactgtactgaatggtggtgagcgAGGAATTATAGGAGCAGGTTTAGCACTTGTCatatttgcagggataagtgctcggaaggagatcagtggagaaGGATAAGTGACAAAAGAGTCAGGTGAAGTGTGATCCCTACACAAAgcagtgcaggagggaggggaagagaaagatgtgcttagtggttggatcctGTTGCAGAAAGCAGAAGTTACAAAAAGAATAATGTTCTGGATACAGAGGATCTTGGGGTAGTAGAtagggacaaggggaaccctgtccctggtatGATGGGGTGAGGAAAGATGTGTAAGTAATGAAGGAGAAGTGGGCGAGGGCAgcattgaaggtggtggaagggaaacccctttctttgggGAAAAAAATATCAGATGTACACGTAgtaccctggttcacatctttactgtttatgctgtaggtatttcatttagcagatctgtaagagctgtttgttctgctttcagcctgtctgggttattgttgaagataaaggatgatgtggaatgtgt contains the following coding sequences:
- the ankrd49 gene encoding ankyrin repeat domain-containing protein 49, giving the protein MNVEEKNSPKVKKSFVAKPSEENKILEEDENQECDPEGIADFANYFNQLDLLETHRHLIPVGTHSLWHGESDDEEEEAENDAYFKVKEKELENDPANLLLWASEKNQVSIVSRLLSENPGLVNVKDDDHYTPLHRAAYSGHIEVVRKLIAQGADVHARTIDGWTPLHSACKWNNAEIASFLLQHDADVNAQTNGLHTALHLASGSKDTKEVIELLLMNRYINSDLKNNLGETAYDIACRTNIHYYLFEIAEHCTNSVPGPK